DNA sequence from the Electrophorus electricus isolate fEleEle1 chromosome 19, fEleEle1.pri, whole genome shotgun sequence genome:
GGAGTCCATGCATAAACAggtcacatttacatttacatttacatttatggcatttagcagacgctcttatccagagcaacttataaaagtgctttatcatttactcatagaatatatcctagtattgtacagtaggttagaatcaaacataccaatgaactagaatactgtagaatacagggatgaatgctgatacctagaagtgcaaaatacataaggtctatcttaaacaatgataagtgctataaacaataagtgctagagtttgttaaacaacataaacaataccctacaataagtattaaattagtcagtcaatatgggagcagtgtcagttgtcctttaaatattctgcaaatagatgtgTCTTCAGTTTGCGTTTGGTCACAGATGTTTTGTGGCACAATGTGGCtatacacaatattaggcaggtggttttaatgctATCACTGATTGTTGTATATAcactcatttatatatatatttggtgtTGTTCATTTTTGGTCATCATTGAAAGCAGATGGGCCTAGCTACTGGTTGTACACAACTGAATTTTGCTGTACTAGATTGTAACAGACCATCTCTTGACTTCTACCTGAATCAAAGCTGCTGGGATGTGACCTATGACCTGGGCTACCACTGCATGACCTGTGAGGGTGAGGCCCTCCAACACCTATCACAGAGAGACCTCTGAATTTTAAGGTACAATTGTTGCCTCACAGCTTTATTTTGAATACATaagataaatgttttgaatacaTAAGATAAATGTTTACAGTTCAACATGGGAAAAGAACATGTAGAATCAACAATAAAACTTTCTGTCACCAATCTGAAACCTGCCTTTGTCACTGCCCTATGTATGTAACTTTGAAAATTATGAAATTTCTGTTGTTTACACAGTAAATACAGAAGTCAATTTTACTATATTAATAATGGTAGAGATGTTCCCTGGATCAAAGTTTTAGCAAGGCTTATACTATAGAAATGTGACCCAGGCTACTTCACATAAAGTAATAAACCACACTGCTGAATATGTGTAAGCTTTATGTTTTGCACTACTTCTCTGTTCCTTTGTTTTACCATGATGTCCATTAAATTCTTCAAACCTCTTTTACTGCTTCAATTTTTaaacatggaaaagaaaattatgtAGACTTACCTATTGTTTGTTTACACTTTAGTCATTTCCTATCTTCCCATTCTTTCATACCATTATCATTATACTATCATCATTTATATAAACAGCATGAATTTaactttatgtttttatgtagttaaatgtttttgtaactGATTTGGGATTAAATTAAGGACAGTGCTATAACGTTATGCATATTATGTTATACCTATAACTAACCTATTAATATGATAggctatataatatataattacatttacatttacatttacggcatttagcagacgctcttatcgagagtgtgtctgctaaatgccataaatgtaaatgtaataattatctGTACCGTTAGGTGATCCCTCATATTATATATGGCATGACAGTTATTTTAActtagaaaaaataaaaacattacaatttGCTCAGCAAACTGTTACTCTGGGCTAGATGacataatttaaaatatcttGTTATCAAATGACCATGTCGGACCATCAAGTCTACTTGTTAGCTCAGTGTCAGGTCTACCAGATGGTAAGGTCAGAACTTGACCTAGAAAGCATGAATCCATGTAGCCTACTTGCTTGGTATCAGCAGTTCAGGCTAGGGGTGGTGTAGGCTCACGCTGGTGTAGGCTATTGGTGATGTAGGTTAGTGGCAGTGTAGGTTAGTGGTGGTGTAGGCTTAAGCGTTGTAGTTTAAGatagtcaaatttatttatatcgcgctttttacaacagctgttgtgaCAAAGCACATCTCCGAGTCCAaggccccagtgagcaagccaaggacaACAGTGGTGAGTAAATACTCCCTagagatgaggaagaaaccttgagaggaaccaagactcaaaggggggtccatcctcctctggccggcAACGGACACTACAATAGCTAGTGGTGATGTAGATTAGAGGTGGGGTAGGTTAGAAGTGGTGGTGTAGGCTAGTGGTGATGTAGATTAGAGGTGGGGTAAGTTAGAAGTGGTGTAAATTAGGCTAGTGGTGGTGTAGGCTAGTGGTGATGTAGATTAGAGGTGGGGTAGGTTAGAAGTGGTGGTGTAGGCTAGTGGTGATGTAGATTAGAGGTGGGGTAGGTTAGAAGTGGTGGTGTAGGCTAGTGGTGATGTAGATTAGAGGTGGGGTAGGTTAGAAGTGGTGGTGTAGGCTAGTGGTGATGTAGATTAGAGGTGGGGTAGGTTAGAAGTGGTGGTGTAGGCTAGTGGTGATGTAGATTAGAGGTGGGGTAGGTTAGAAGTGGTGGTGTAGGCTAGTGGTGATGTAGATTAGAGGTGGTGTAGACTAGGCTCAGGCTATGGTTCAGGTTAGTATTTCTGTTGAACATCAATTTGTGGCTAATACACCCATCTTCTATTAAAAACCTCACTTTTCCTACCGCATGTGTGCAGCTTTGATCCAGATTACACTCACCATGTTAATTATGAAGTATCTGTTATCAGATGTTGATAACCAAAGATATGTTCgttttattatattgtatattgttattGTCAGTGTTGACAATGTGAAAAGTAGGCTACCAGAGTTTCCCTGTTCacattgtttaaatgtttagagAATGTTCATATTTGTGGTTGCGTTGTTGGTAAGTCTTGACGGTTTGTTCAGTGGTCCAAACCAACTGTTGGTCAGCCTAGAGATAAATTACTAACTGTAGTTAATTTGttactttgttgttgttttgtttctttagctttttaaaattttggaaTTGTAATGTTTACCAGCTTAGTCTGTCAAAATCCCAAGCAAAACACATTtatggaaaaatacatttagaaagGTATGTAAAAAGCACCTTGCATTTTCACCTTGtttcacctgcacattctgCATCAGTTAAATTATCAGGTAAATAAGTGTTTACCTGGAATTGTttttatgaaaattaaaaagattaCAAAAAACAATGTGTGCTATATTATGTAGCCATTCATCATCAGACTGTTATACTGTCAACAGGCATTATATAAAGCTTGGTGCTGGTGTCAGAGACGAGTTATAGACAACCTTGAAAATATACTAGTATGAAAATGCACTGGAGCTTTAAAATGCATCTGCTAAATTTGatagatgtatttatttaattgtattgtTTCCCAGTGCGTCTAGATGGGAACTAGACTGCACTTCGTTCTAGtgaactatttttttttttccgttcaGAAAATGTTCTTCTGGGATTGTGAAGCCTGTTTAGTAAGACGGCACTGGTGAGCTTCGGGGGCTTTGCCAGGTAGTTTGGTGGGAAAAGAGCCTAGGTTTTTCAGCATATTGCTAGAATCTGCTGCATGGTGTATGTTTTTCTGTAGATGACCACATCTACAATTGTCTGTTAATAAACTAGCACTGCTTTGAAGATCTATTTATGTGCTGCAGCATCGTTTTGTTACAAGATGACCGTCTTTAGTTTAGAGTCTCAGTGGGCGAAGCTCTCCTTTTTGGGGGAATGAATCGTAACACAGCACGCAAGGATCATTGAACTCAGAAGCTATTCTAATGCTAGCCGATGCTGCAAAGATGGTGTGTTGTACACGCAACAGCGCATTGGAGGACATGTAAAGGCGGCAGTCATAATTTAAGAAGTAGTGCCACCTAGTGGTAAATTCGAGAATGTGCTCTTAAAGTATGCCGAAGTATAACTCAGCAGTGAAAAATAAAGCCAAATGAAACCAGCTAGGTATAGCAAAGGTACAGTATTTATTAGTTGTGCTTTCTAACTATATTTGTATAAGGTAAAAGGCCGTTCTGATCACATGTAGTTTTGGAGGCATATAATAGCCTATGTAGAGAAATTTGTGCTGTgaacacatttttatgaaaGTGCATCAGAACAAAAGTGTAATCCGCCAATTTACAGCGACAGTGATAAATGGGTTGTATGGTTCATTAGTTTATCACGTTTTAACAGATTGCAAATCCCAGTTTCCCAGTAGAACACATGTTTAAAAACGTAGTGAAATAAACGATGAGTAATGTGAAATTGCACTTGTTGACTGTGAGCCCAATAAACCAAACTTATAtctcaaaggaaaaaaaggatACTCGGCATCATCTGATATGGAAAGAGTTCGTTTTCCATTGTGCGCAGTGGTGCGTATCCAAGGCTGGACTAACTTCTCTGTGTTGCATTTCTGAGTTGGACAACGACATGCACTTTGAAATATGACCTTTCACCGACTACACTACGTTCGATCTGTCAGAGAGCACGAGGAAGTGTGCCAACGAATCACGTCGTCGGATACGACGAGAATTCACATCCTAGCTCAGTGCACATCTGTCAAGTCATACGacgaaaatgttttttttttttttttgccagctgtagtttctgcaaaaaaaacccgCATTTTCCATTTGCATTTTCGGCAGCCAATTCGTCGCTCATGCTCATAACTGATGTCAATCTCGCAGTTTAGGTTGCAGCGGCTGCACTAACCGTTCTGTGGACAGCGTTGTTGCAGACGCACTCCAACATCTGCAATTGAGCTTAAGTTGGTGAAGCGGGTGCACTTGGGGACCtgaaacaaataacaaaaaaaaaatgagcacGTGGAAAACGTACAGAATGATTGATTCGGAAGTTCTGGAATGGTAAATGAGCAGACTGCATGACCATGCATCGAATTCTGCACAGAAGACGGGTTCGCACACTCCGGGTCGTCTGGTCGGTCATGGCCGTAGTCGCGTTGTCGCTTGCcgtgtgcagtgcagtgtttaCGTTGTGTACATGGCGACAAACTAGAGACCTGTCGAAGTCTATCAAAACTCTGCGTGACcgcttggatcaggtaaaacttGTACCATGTCCGACGCTTCATACGCTTTCAATGAAGTTCTAATTTATTACGAGCTTTCCAGTTGTCTACTTTGTAATTCTGTAGCTCACGTGGCGACATTTTCGAATGGCATTGTTGTGTATTTATGGCTCGCGTTTCCCACCATTGCGATCCATTTAATCTTCTTATGGGTCGGTGAGGGACATTTCGAGAAAGCACATGCCACAATCTTcattatacaaacaaacatttgtggCGGCGCGGGGGTCCGTGGGACAATTTTATTGCTCTAGCAGACTTTGCGCACGAGGCGCTGCGAATTATGGCTCATTTAGCCTCCGCGTTTCTGCCAAGCCTGATGGCTGTTGCCAATTGTGGTCCATGTTCAGCGCAATTTACTGGAAATCCTAGACTACTTGGCGCACGCATACATTGTAACCGATGGACATTGCCTTTAAACATCGCGTCTCGTATAAGCGTTTCTGTAATTATGGTTGAGTGATTTGTGATCCGTAGACTACCATTTAAAACCTACTACTTTGCCTTCCAGCTCAGCTGTGCCGCTGTGTCTGAGTTTCTGTTGTGGTGCGCGGATAAAGTGCAGTAAAATGCTACACAGTATAAAGTAGAAGATGCGCATCTTGAACGCTCACGTTTGCGCGCATGCACATGCTGAATCAGCGAGCAGACAAGAGACACATGACTGaattttgtgctgtgtagtgattTAGACCATGTGCTACTGTCAAATGTATTTAGCTTTACTgacatgtttaatttgttttatacagTATTTTGAAAAGTTAAATAATCCATGATTGTCATATATTGCAGAGGTCCGTTGCATTTTTCCTACACGTCTTCACGCGTGTAGTCTCTTTGCCAAAAGACTTTTCAAATTGCTGACGAAGCTCCCCTACAGgtcatattttttcttttttttccctctctacACTTCTCTGTTCTCGGCAAGGgatctaaaacatttaaagaatgtgtggcatcctgaaaaaaaaataaaaatggcatCTAGTCTTGTGGGTGACCTATAAACAGAAGCATGCCAAACTCTGGGAGGCTTTGTTTGTGTCTAGTTTAGAAAAGTCTGTGGGTTTGATTATTTCACAGGCCCTGCCTGTTTCATGGCTAGCCACAGGAGACATCAATTAATATTAACACACTCTTCCAGTCCTTCCCTAACCAACatagcatctctctctctctctctctctctctctctctctctctctctctctctctctctctctctctctctctctctctctctctctcgcaggtGAATATGCAGCGTAAGGCTATTGTCCAGCTTTTCCTGGAGAAGAGAGAACTGCTTACTGGACAGCGAGTGAGGAGAGATGGTACTGTCAGATTAGATGAATGCCATTAAACAAATGAGTGCATGACAGTAAACGTGTACattttttacttaaaatgtgtttgcatatgcTGCATAATAGTATCAAGCTGACTTTAaatgacataaaacaaataagtaCAATGACTACCCtcaaaaaaggtgaaaaagcCATTGATCACTGTTTCGGCAACTGAAATGTGATCATCTTTAGCCTTTTGCACAAGATATTTATAGATATGAAGGGGCCTTGGCAGCATTTGTAAACCAATGGGCACATGTTTCTAAAAGCTGCAAAAGGAAGCAGTTGGTAGCAGGCTGAGTGACAGGAGTAATTAAAGGCCTGAGCTGGATGGACATGCATCCAGCAAAACCAAATGCCCAGGCTTGGTGATTATACAGACGTGCTAAATTAAGTGCCCGGGCTTGGTGATTATACAGACGTGCTAAATTAAGTGCCCGGGCTTGGTGATTTTACAGACGTGCTAAATTAAGTGCCCGGGCTTGGTGATTTTACAGACGTGCTAAATTAAGTGCCCAGGCTTGGTGATTTTACAGACATGCTAAATCAAATGCCTGGGCAGGTATTTTACAGACATGCTAAATCAAGTGCAGCCTTTGCAGAAGCCTAAGTAGTTTtagtttgctgttttgtgcaGATATGAATGCTCTGTGATAGCTGTTGTAATCAATGCAATAACTTATTTGGCTTGGATACCCATCTCCAGAACATACAAGGTATGGTTACAGTGGTAAACCAATGACATACTGATTATTGACCAAATGCCTGACTGAATAAACAGTTTCTAACAGATGGACTAGCAGAGACTTAATTAAACAGCAGAATAGCTTCAGCTTACTCCTGACAGCCATCTTATCTGCAGTCATTCTATGAAGCATCACTTTTCTCCTGCTTGAAAAGCAGCCCACTGGGACAGCTGGAGGCTGTGAGTTTAATCAGCATGCCAGTGATAACATACAAGCGAACCATTTCTTGGTGCTCTCTTTGATGTCTTTGGTTTGTGGTTCATGTTGTATCGGATCTTTCGAGACACATTTTGACAAAGTTTTGGGAGTTCTGGCAGTTCTCATAAGCCCCAGCactaaagaaaaacaacctCTGGAGACTGCCGAGACAAATCTCTCTTCGCTCATTTTTCAAGGTGGATTGTTTAATTTATTGCAGTTAGTTGAATAGTAGCCATggcccttgctctctctcgttTCACAGGCAGAATCTTTACAGCTCCTTCAGGGTCACAAAAGAGCCAAAGGCCCCCTCTTCTAgcagtttctctctccatttttttcaTGTCCCCACAATCTTTTTTGACTGAAACCATCTGGCAGGGTGAAAATAGAAAATACTGTGCGTGGCTGTGTGCTTGATGAAAACAATGGCTGAAAGGTACAGGACAGAGGAAAGGAAGAATTTGACCATCTGGACAGACAATCAGCGTCTCAGCTGGTCGATAAATGATTCTTGATTAATCTGTGATTCTTCCATCCGCACAGCTGTTATAAGTTGCTATAAGTTGCAGAGGACCTGCATGAACACCTTATCTCTGGTGGAATGAATTCccaaatcattatttttattctgctttttcCTTCCTTGTGCAAGTGGGAGGGGGAAAAGGAAAATCTGGAAATACAAAGAAGGTGGCCTCTCACTTTGAAAGTAAGTTTAATAAAGTAATGTTTTTTATACATAAGATTAGATCATACTAGTTTGTTCTTTGTACTTTATTACTTAAGTCTGCCTCTTGTTTCTAACAGTAACCAAAGATTCCCTCCAAAAAGGTGAGTTATGACATAAAAAAGATCACTTACAGTAGCACTGGGTCGGGTGGACACTTCagtaataatgtgtgtgtgggtgtgttacagtgggGGATGAGGGAATCATTAAAGGTTGGACGGAACAGCACCTGAATATGACCCAAGCTGTACATTATAACTCAGAGACAGGCACTTTCAAAGTCATGCGGAGGGGGGTCTACTTCC
Encoded proteins:
- the tnfsf12 gene encoding tumor necrosis factor ligand superfamily member 12 isoform X2, with translation MTMHRILHRRRVRTLRVVWSVMAVVALSLAVCSAVFTLCTWRQTRDLSKSIKTLRDRLDQVNMQRKAIVQLFLEKRELLTGQRVRRDGGGKGKSGNTKKVASHFEITKDSLQKVGDEGIIKGWTEQHLNMTQAVHYNSETGTFKVMRRGVYFLYCQVHFNENKTQYVKLEVSVPKGPLLQCTEGYGTTPAAGSHQFHFLKPCQVSGLLLLDKGAELKAVTGKNFSLQVSGKHYFGLFKVN
- the tnfsf12 gene encoding tumor necrosis factor ligand superfamily member 12 isoform X1, producing the protein MTMHRILHRRRVRTLRVVWSVMAVVALSLAVCSAVFTLCTWRQTRDLSKSIKTLRDRLDQVNMQRKAIVQLFLEKRELLTGQRVRRDVGGGKGKSGNTKKVASHFEITKDSLQKVGDEGIIKGWTEQHLNMTQAVHYNSETGTFKVMRRGVYFLYCQVHFNENKTQYVKLEVSVPKGPLLQCTEGYGTTPAAGSHQFHFLKPCQVSGLLLLDKGAELKAVTGKNFSLQVSGKHYFGLFKVN